A genomic stretch from Spongiibacter nanhainus includes:
- a CDS encoding TIGR03617 family F420-dependent LLM class oxidoreductase yields MKIDGPFYAKMADAAEEAKRLAAIGYDGVYSLEGSWDPFFPLAIASEHAPQLDIATGIAVAFPRNPSHIAYQAWDLQTFSKGKFSLGIGSQIKTHIEKRFGIDFNPPAARMREYILAVKAFFDCWQHGSRLDFQGKYYRHTLMTPMFNPGPNDYGIPPIMLGALGPKMTEVAGEVADGLIVHPFNSMPFLEDRALPAVQRGLDKSGRSAADFTLQVNAIIITGETEEQYIAAENSVKGLLGFYASTPAYAPPMEAVGLGDLQPKMNRLSKEGKWDELGTYVDDHFLDAFCTRGEPHEIAGKLKAKYGSYADRLAIYAPYAAPDSMWTDIIRELKMP; encoded by the coding sequence ATGAAAATCGATGGTCCGTTTTACGCCAAGATGGCCGATGCCGCCGAAGAAGCCAAGCGCTTGGCGGCCATAGGCTACGATGGTGTGTACTCCCTGGAGGGCAGTTGGGACCCCTTCTTCCCGCTGGCAATTGCCTCGGAACATGCCCCACAGTTGGATATCGCTACCGGCATTGCTGTGGCATTTCCCCGCAATCCCTCCCACATCGCCTATCAAGCCTGGGACCTGCAAACCTTTTCCAAAGGCAAATTCAGCCTTGGCATAGGCTCGCAAATAAAGACCCATATCGAGAAACGCTTTGGCATCGACTTCAATCCGCCCGCCGCACGCATGCGGGAATATATCCTCGCCGTGAAGGCCTTTTTTGATTGCTGGCAACATGGCAGTCGGCTGGACTTTCAAGGTAAGTACTATCGCCACACCCTTATGACCCCGATGTTTAACCCCGGCCCCAATGACTACGGCATACCACCAATCATGCTGGGCGCGCTGGGCCCTAAAATGACTGAAGTCGCTGGCGAGGTTGCCGATGGGCTAATAGTACACCCCTTTAACAGCATGCCCTTCCTAGAGGACCGGGCCCTACCAGCAGTGCAGCGCGGGCTGGATAAATCAGGACGCAGCGCCGCGGATTTCACCCTACAAGTCAACGCCATCATTATTACCGGGGAAACAGAAGAGCAATACATCGCCGCAGAAAATAGCGTGAAAGGACTACTGGGCTTTTACGCCTCAACACCGGCCTATGCACCGCCCATGGAAGCAGTTGGCCTGGGAGATCTGCAACCAAAGATGAACCGGCTTTCCAAAGAAGGTAAATGGGACGAACTGGGCACTTATGTGGACGACCATTTTCTAGATGCGTTTTGTACTCGAGGTGAGCCCCATGAAATCGCCGGCAAACTTAAAGCGAAATATGGCAGCTATGCAGACAGACTGGCGATCTATGCGCCGTACGCGGCTCCGGACAGTATGTGGACTGATATTATCAGAGAGCTAAAAATGCCCTAA
- a CDS encoding PEP/pyruvate-binding domain-containing protein, whose protein sequence is MLSTASSIQWLNASGDEATPDDTLGGKAQGLRRLSQWGLTVPNGFVILNAERGIYPLNLEECYRQLGSGKVAVRSSALGEDGANTSFAGQYESVLNVEGLEALHRAIDHCVESLSSQRASAYQQQQRSTNLDHTIQMNVLVQTMVEASAAGVVFTVDPVSGRHDRLVVDAIQGLGEALVSGEATPDHYEFDRDGQLVYSELIGDTPILSEALCKTLCNQAQQAVAKAGHPLDLEWAIDQRGQIFWLQARPITTIGSDLNELDTPIKPDDVVTRCNVGEMMPGASCPLTFSTTGRGIENGMQHMHVSYAGRPSVNDEWTQIAMSHGRLFINLSGSLAAAATVLGVDAKSMGYSVCGGLVEELKEPPKKSWPRRLLGTLRLLRYLQTADSAIAKFAQKAGTFSLPVSGTSHELAAALDSKLPFYSEANAVHLQSSTTSGFASNILQAMISGGQESTPAQQAEAARLMAGANGVESAVLVEQLDAITDQIADSPTEAQLFVDASPTDAIDCLLNTRPEIRSAYQGFLERHGHRGYRELCMREPCWADNPESLVATMQASVAARLSGAAKSTRPPAVDVSSLSRGLRWILPKAHNAIRRREATKSLLVDIANRFKRCYRALGQQLVREGKLEDADQVFFFTHDELMTFVQGKADVATWQQKTKARRVALEFQNRLEFEEICVGKPVPIDTRLRNQHQDGAIVGRPVSSGIVEATARVAFTVAEAAALKPGEILVAPITDVGWTPYFNMISGLITDVGSSVSHGAVIAREYGLPAIVNTRVATQRIKTGDKVHLNADTGVVTLP, encoded by the coding sequence ATGCTCAGCACAGCGTCAAGCATCCAATGGCTGAATGCCAGCGGCGACGAAGCAACACCAGACGACACCTTAGGCGGTAAGGCCCAGGGCCTGCGGCGTTTAAGTCAATGGGGACTCACGGTACCCAATGGTTTTGTGATCTTAAATGCCGAGCGCGGGATCTACCCCTTAAACCTGGAAGAATGCTACCGCCAATTAGGGAGCGGCAAGGTCGCTGTGCGCTCTTCAGCGCTCGGGGAGGACGGCGCCAATACTTCGTTTGCGGGCCAGTACGAGAGCGTCCTCAATGTCGAGGGCCTGGAGGCATTGCATCGCGCCATCGACCATTGTGTAGAGTCCCTAAGCAGTCAGCGGGCAAGCGCCTATCAGCAACAACAGCGCAGTACCAACCTGGATCACACCATTCAGATGAATGTGCTTGTACAAACCATGGTAGAGGCAAGTGCGGCCGGCGTCGTGTTCACCGTGGACCCGGTTTCCGGGCGCCACGACCGGCTTGTGGTTGACGCGATACAGGGGCTTGGAGAAGCCCTGGTCAGCGGCGAAGCCACCCCCGACCACTACGAGTTTGATCGCGACGGCCAGCTGGTCTATTCAGAATTGATTGGCGACACGCCGATACTCAGCGAAGCGCTGTGCAAGACGCTGTGCAATCAGGCCCAGCAGGCTGTGGCGAAAGCCGGCCACCCCCTGGACCTGGAATGGGCTATCGATCAGCGAGGCCAGATTTTTTGGCTACAAGCCCGCCCCATCACCACCATTGGCTCGGATCTGAATGAGCTGGATACCCCCATAAAGCCAGACGACGTGGTCACCCGCTGCAACGTCGGTGAAATGATGCCTGGCGCAAGCTGCCCCCTCACCTTCTCGACCACTGGACGCGGTATAGAAAACGGCATGCAGCACATGCACGTCAGCTATGCAGGCCGCCCTTCAGTCAACGACGAGTGGACTCAAATCGCTATGAGCCACGGCAGGCTGTTTATCAATCTCAGTGGCTCACTGGCTGCAGCCGCCACTGTGCTAGGAGTCGATGCAAAGTCGATGGGCTACAGTGTCTGCGGCGGCTTGGTCGAGGAGCTAAAAGAGCCGCCCAAAAAAAGCTGGCCACGGCGACTACTGGGTACTCTGCGCCTACTTCGTTACTTACAAACTGCCGACAGCGCCATCGCTAAATTCGCCCAAAAGGCCGGCACTTTCTCGTTGCCGGTTTCAGGAACAAGTCATGAGTTGGCTGCAGCCCTGGATAGCAAGCTGCCATTTTACTCCGAAGCCAACGCGGTACATTTACAATCATCCACCACCTCAGGCTTTGCCAGCAATATTTTGCAGGCAATGATTTCCGGCGGTCAGGAAAGCACGCCGGCGCAACAGGCCGAGGCTGCCCGGTTAATGGCTGGAGCTAATGGCGTAGAAAGCGCTGTGCTGGTGGAACAACTGGACGCCATCACCGACCAGATTGCCGACTCACCCACTGAGGCGCAATTGTTTGTCGATGCCAGCCCCACCGATGCCATCGACTGCTTACTGAACACCAGACCAGAGATTCGCTCCGCCTACCAGGGGTTTCTAGAGCGCCACGGTCATCGCGGCTACCGAGAGCTGTGTATGCGCGAGCCCTGCTGGGCAGACAATCCCGAAAGCCTTGTCGCAACAATGCAGGCCTCCGTCGCGGCCCGCCTCAGTGGTGCTGCCAAGAGTACACGACCCCCTGCGGTAGATGTAAGCAGCTTAAGCAGAGGGCTGCGCTGGATCTTACCCAAAGCTCATAATGCTATTCGCCGCCGTGAGGCCACCAAGTCATTACTGGTGGATATCGCCAATCGCTTTAAGCGCTGCTATCGGGCACTGGGACAGCAGTTGGTAAGGGAAGGAAAGTTAGAGGATGCCGACCAAGTATTCTTCTTCACCCACGATGAACTGATGACCTTTGTCCAAGGTAAGGCGGACGTCGCCACCTGGCAGCAAAAAACCAAGGCAAGACGTGTAGCGCTGGAATTCCAGAACCGTCTGGAGTTTGAGGAAATCTGTGTGGGTAAGCCTGTGCCGATTGACACTCGCTTGCGGAATCAGCACCAAGACGGCGCCATTGTGGGCCGACCGGTTTCCTCCGGCATCGTCGAAGCCACCGCCAGAGTGGCCTTTACTGTCGCCGAAGCCGCTGCTCTAAAGCCCGGAGAAATCCTGGTCGCGCCCATCACCGACGTTGGCTGGACACCCTACTTTAATATGATCTCTGGATTGATTACCGACGTCGGCAGCTCAGTATCCCACGGCGCGGTCATCGCCCGGGAATACGGCTTGCCCGCCATCGTCAATACTCGGGTTGCCACCCAACGGATAAAGACGGGCGACAAAGTCCACCTCAATGCCGACACCGGCGTGGTGACACTTCCCTAG
- a CDS encoding TetR/AcrR family transcriptional regulator — MDKVPGLKTNKRREKVLAAAASLFGQQGFDGTSFSMVAKKSGEQKTFVQYHFENKEVLWKAAVSYVWLQRNTALPRYVEDMSLQRRDPEDRETMIRDLCRTILQFTFEHPEWVKIMFQESSTPGPRLDWLIQEFIGTDFIEGKAMIELGQHHGLLPEVNAMDLLHILSGALIYLVNVAPITERVLGIDPSSLAYREQHVDSLVQILSKASPSPASQ, encoded by the coding sequence GTGGATAAGGTTCCGGGTCTGAAGACAAATAAGCGGCGCGAAAAGGTGTTGGCAGCGGCGGCAAGCCTCTTCGGTCAGCAGGGCTTTGATGGCACGTCGTTCTCGATGGTGGCTAAAAAATCGGGAGAGCAAAAAACCTTTGTTCAATACCACTTTGAAAATAAAGAGGTCTTGTGGAAGGCTGCGGTGTCTTATGTTTGGCTGCAGCGAAATACCGCCTTGCCGCGCTACGTGGAAGATATGTCGCTACAGCGTCGTGACCCTGAAGATCGCGAGACTATGATTCGCGACCTTTGCCGCACTATTTTGCAATTTACCTTTGAGCACCCCGAGTGGGTGAAAATTATGTTTCAGGAGTCCTCCACGCCGGGGCCGAGACTGGACTGGCTAATTCAAGAGTTTATCGGTACCGACTTTATCGAAGGGAAGGCCATGATCGAGCTTGGGCAGCATCACGGTCTGCTGCCAGAGGTGAATGCGATGGATCTGTTACATATACTTTCTGGCGCACTGATCTATTTGGTTAATGTGGCGCCCATCACCGAACGAGTGCTCGGCATCGACCCCAGCTCCTTGGCTTACCGGGAGCAGCACGTGGATAGCCTGGTGCAGATCCTCTCCAAAGCCAGTCCCTCTCCGGCTAGTCAGTAA
- a CDS encoding porin — protein sequence MRLGIGGRLKYRLFLGCVALCLPGISLAGAELSAGVWWVYQNASEGDGDGEFADPALIIYGSDDGSHGPWGFSAEMRIGTGSFSNAETNNSGDNFTLHKAWISYQLDENNQVKVGKSQVPFGWKTSNFWPGDMLQGGYGDQMDVGLKLSGSASNFSYDVAYYTQDDWGKTSTDTVDDNGHWGSSANGAETYRKGETLVLNADMEVADGHTIGASLQAGKLEDLAAFTANGKARDDGDHQAADLHYYYTQGNFNFKYRYIDVQRDFSDLATCVAATLCPDGEIENQRHAIHLDYKMNKWLYYLEATTASSDTDGNSAGTVKAFAPGVSYQYGPGWLYLEYLWQDGFIDSFGDVGEGDFRAMYISFDFYF from the coding sequence ATGAGACTTGGTATAGGTGGCAGGCTGAAATACCGCCTTTTCCTGGGGTGCGTAGCGCTCTGTTTACCGGGCATCAGCCTGGCGGGGGCGGAGCTGAGTGCCGGCGTATGGTGGGTGTATCAAAATGCCTCCGAAGGCGACGGTGACGGCGAGTTTGCCGATCCCGCGCTAATTATTTACGGCAGTGATGACGGTAGTCACGGGCCCTGGGGTTTTAGCGCAGAGATGCGTATAGGTACCGGCTCATTTTCCAACGCGGAAACCAATAATAGTGGCGATAATTTCACGCTGCATAAAGCCTGGATCAGCTACCAACTCGACGAAAATAATCAAGTTAAAGTCGGTAAGAGCCAGGTTCCCTTTGGTTGGAAAACCAGTAACTTTTGGCCCGGGGATATGCTGCAAGGTGGCTACGGCGACCAAATGGATGTTGGCCTAAAGCTGAGCGGTTCTGCCTCAAATTTTAGTTACGATGTTGCCTATTACACACAGGACGACTGGGGTAAAACCAGTACTGACACTGTAGACGACAACGGCCACTGGGGAAGCTCTGCAAATGGTGCAGAAACCTACCGTAAAGGCGAGACTCTTGTGCTCAATGCCGATATGGAAGTCGCAGATGGCCATACCATCGGTGCATCCCTACAGGCCGGCAAGTTGGAAGATCTCGCGGCTTTTACGGCAAACGGCAAAGCCAGAGACGATGGAGACCATCAAGCGGCGGATCTGCACTATTACTACACGCAGGGTAATTTTAACTTTAAGTATCGCTATATCGATGTGCAGCGCGACTTTAGCGATCTCGCTACCTGTGTAGCCGCGACGCTGTGTCCCGACGGTGAAATCGAAAATCAGCGTCACGCTATTCACTTGGACTACAAAATGAACAAGTGGCTGTACTACCTGGAGGCGACAACCGCCAGTTCAGACACTGACGGCAACAGTGCCGGCACAGTGAAGGCTTTTGCTCCGGGTGTTAGTTACCAGTATGGACCGGGCTGGCTGTATCTGGAATACCTCTGGCAAGATGGCTTTATCGACAGCTTTGGTGATGTCGGTGAAGGAGATTTTCGCGCAATGTATATCTCCTTTGATTTCTATTTCTAG
- a CDS encoding BCCT family transporter: MSSDYDKYSIENTDYAVGQDNIQKWGFDIHNPVFGISAGLIVLFLVATLVTDPATAKSTLDGLKWGIISTFDTLFMWAGNIFVLFCLALIVSPFGKIRLGGPTAVPEHSRLSWLAMLFAAGMGIGLMFWGVAEPVAYFTGWYETPLGVEPNTPEAASMAMGATMYHWGLHPWAIYGVVALSLAFFAYNKGLPLSIRSIFYPILGDRTWGWAGHIIDILAVLATLFGLATSLGLGAQQASAGIGHVFNMDSSMGLQILVIAGVTGLAIVSVVRGLEGGVKLLSNVNMLIAFVLLAFVMLVGFAISMGNIPTTVGAYVENIVPLSNPYGREDEAWLQGWTVFYWAWWISWSPFVGMFIARVSAGRTVREFLIAVLIVPTLVTVLWMSVYGGIAIDQVVQGIGTLGKEGLTEVPLAMFQMFDALPMSKLLSVTAVLLVLVFFITSSDSGSLVIDSITAGGKIDAPVPQRVFWASIEGLIAIALLWIGGTEAIEAMQAGAISTGLPFTIVLLLMCVSLIMGFRTEPHDYKS; this comes from the coding sequence ATGTCTTCTGATTACGACAAGTACAGTATCGAGAACACGGACTACGCAGTAGGACAGGATAATATTCAGAAATGGGGCTTTGATATCCACAACCCCGTTTTTGGTATTAGCGCAGGCCTGATTGTGTTGTTCCTTGTTGCAACGTTGGTCACTGATCCAGCAACGGCAAAGTCGACGCTCGACGGGCTCAAATGGGGCATCATATCAACCTTTGATACCTTGTTTATGTGGGCGGGCAATATATTTGTCTTGTTCTGCTTGGCTCTTATTGTTTCGCCCTTCGGTAAAATCCGTTTGGGTGGCCCTACAGCAGTGCCTGAGCATTCCCGGCTCTCCTGGTTGGCGATGCTGTTTGCTGCGGGTATGGGTATCGGGCTGATGTTTTGGGGCGTGGCCGAGCCGGTCGCGTACTTCACCGGCTGGTATGAAACACCGCTGGGTGTGGAACCTAATACACCAGAAGCTGCAAGTATGGCTATGGGCGCTACGATGTATCATTGGGGCTTACACCCCTGGGCGATCTACGGTGTTGTTGCTCTCTCCCTCGCATTTTTTGCCTATAACAAAGGCTTACCTCTGTCGATACGCTCCATTTTCTACCCCATATTGGGTGACCGTACCTGGGGTTGGGCGGGCCACATTATCGATATTCTCGCGGTGCTGGCTACCTTGTTTGGTCTGGCGACCTCGTTGGGCTTGGGGGCGCAGCAGGCCTCTGCAGGTATCGGCCACGTATTTAATATGGACAGTAGCATGGGCCTGCAGATTTTGGTGATAGCCGGTGTGACAGGGCTGGCGATTGTATCTGTGGTTCGCGGACTTGAGGGCGGTGTAAAGTTACTGAGTAACGTCAATATGCTGATCGCCTTTGTCCTATTGGCCTTTGTAATGTTGGTGGGCTTTGCCATTTCTATGGGCAATATTCCCACGACGGTAGGGGCGTATGTAGAAAATATCGTCCCCCTCAGTAACCCTTACGGGCGTGAGGATGAGGCCTGGCTGCAAGGCTGGACGGTGTTCTACTGGGCGTGGTGGATCTCGTGGTCACCTTTTGTCGGCATGTTTATCGCACGCGTATCCGCTGGCCGAACAGTACGGGAATTTTTGATTGCCGTTTTGATTGTACCAACCCTGGTAACCGTACTATGGATGTCGGTATACGGTGGCATTGCGATTGATCAGGTCGTACAAGGTATTGGTACCCTTGGCAAGGAAGGGTTGACTGAAGTGCCTTTGGCGATGTTCCAGATGTTTGATGCCCTGCCCATGAGCAAACTGCTGTCAGTGACTGCTGTTTTGCTGGTGCTGGTATTTTTTATCACCTCATCGGATTCTGGGTCGCTGGTTATAGATAGCATTACCGCTGGCGGAAAAATTGATGCACCTGTTCCCCAGCGGGTCTTCTGGGCCAGCATCGAGGGTTTGATCGCCATTGCGCTGCTGTGGATTGGCGGCACCGAGGCGATTGAAGCCATGCAGGCAGGGGCTATCTCAACCGGCTTGCCCTTTACCATTGTATTATTGCTGATGTGTGTGAGTCTGATAATGGGCTTCCGTACTGAGCCACACGACTATAAAAGCTAA
- a CDS encoding 3'-5' exonuclease — MAANRASTVDWPAQFKRLQESSQNAHLKNFYQAGVVEPQTPINDVPMVALDFETTGLNSERDEIVSIGLIPFDTQRIYCRQAKHWIVNPARSLTDNSVVIHQITHSDIDQAPDLKSILDAVLDALAGKIVVVHYRAIEREFLTKALLRRIKEGIQFPVIDTMAIEQSVLEQRRGLLGKLLHQPLGSVRLPDCRQRYNLPVYQLHHAMIDALATAELLQAQLAHHYPPAVTVGELWC, encoded by the coding sequence ATGGCAGCGAACAGAGCAAGCACCGTCGATTGGCCCGCGCAGTTCAAGCGGCTGCAGGAGAGTAGCCAGAATGCCCATTTAAAAAATTTCTATCAGGCTGGCGTAGTCGAGCCCCAAACTCCCATTAACGACGTCCCTATGGTGGCGCTGGACTTTGAAACAACCGGGCTGAATAGCGAGCGGGATGAAATCGTCAGTATCGGTCTAATTCCCTTCGATACACAGCGAATTTACTGCCGGCAGGCCAAGCACTGGATTGTTAATCCCGCCCGATCGCTAACAGACAACTCAGTGGTTATTCATCAAATCACTCACTCAGATATCGACCAAGCCCCCGACCTGAAAAGCATATTGGATGCTGTACTCGATGCCCTGGCAGGTAAAATCGTGGTGGTGCATTATCGAGCGATTGAAAGGGAGTTTTTGACAAAAGCGCTGCTGCGACGCATTAAAGAAGGGATTCAATTTCCAGTCATAGACACAATGGCAATAGAGCAAAGCGTGCTGGAACAACGACGGGGCCTTTTAGGCAAACTGTTACATCAGCCGCTGGGGTCAGTCAGGCTGCCGGACTGCCGGCAGCGCTACAATCTCCCCGTTTACCAATTGCACCATGCAATGATCGACGCCCTGGCAACTGCCGAGCTGCTGCAAGCGCAATTGGCCCACCACTATCCGCCAGCGGTGACCGTTGGCGAACTGTGGTGCTAG
- a CDS encoding putative nucleotidyltransferase substrate binding domain-containing protein, with the protein MHAEQLEVAAFLQKHPPFQDLPEEAINEMAQQVEISYYREGRDILHFREKIDDLYVIRSGAVETFRRSGELYNRLGEGGIFGQLGLMMNHLVRFPVRALEDTLVYCIPANLFHDYCEKYDKFADYFEAEDNALLRQAITTHADNNDLITAKVKELISRDLVTCSMHASIHEAAMQMTDNGVSSLLITDPDQPLPKVNGNEHKVVGIITDRDLRIRALANAVSIDTPVSEVMTTDLITLDDNAYVFEAILAMLRHNVHHLPILHRQRCTGVLALSDVVRHESQSSILLVRGILSQQSVSELTHYAAQLPAVFVRMVNEDANSHMIGSAMSVIGRSFKQRLLTLAEEKLGPPPVPYCFLALGSMARDEQLIVTDQDNGIILDNSFEADRHGAYFEELAKFVSDGLAACGYTYCTGNIMATNPDCRRTLDEWKLQFGHWIENPVPQALLNSSIFFDLDGVWGEAKLAEQLREFIATKAPANRSFLASMARNALNRTPPLGFFKGFVLEQDGEHKNSINLKRRGTAPLTDVIRVHALAVGSMAQNSFERMEDVISAKILPPGKGQDICDALEYISMVRVRHQALAIQAGEKPGNNIQPDKLSSFERRNLKEAFQVLDSAQNFIKFRYKANPRMR; encoded by the coding sequence GTGCACGCTGAACAACTTGAAGTTGCTGCCTTCCTGCAAAAGCATCCACCCTTTCAAGATCTACCCGAGGAAGCCATCAACGAAATGGCTCAACAGGTAGAAATAAGCTACTACCGGGAAGGTCGAGACATTCTTCATTTTCGGGAGAAGATTGACGACCTCTACGTTATACGTAGCGGTGCAGTAGAAACATTCCGGCGCTCCGGGGAGCTGTATAACCGGCTCGGTGAAGGCGGAATCTTCGGCCAGCTAGGGCTGATGATGAATCACCTAGTTCGCTTTCCTGTTCGAGCCCTGGAAGATACGCTGGTGTACTGCATACCCGCCAATTTGTTTCACGACTACTGCGAAAAATACGATAAATTCGCCGACTACTTTGAGGCTGAAGACAACGCGTTACTGCGTCAGGCAATCACCACCCATGCCGACAACAATGATCTTATTACTGCAAAAGTAAAGGAATTAATCAGTCGGGATCTGGTGACCTGCAGTATGCACGCGTCCATTCACGAGGCGGCGATGCAAATGACCGACAATGGCGTATCCTCACTTTTGATCACCGACCCCGATCAGCCCTTACCCAAAGTAAACGGCAACGAGCACAAAGTGGTGGGCATTATCACCGATCGGGATCTGCGTATTCGGGCACTGGCAAATGCCGTGAGCATCGACACACCAGTAAGCGAAGTGATGACCACCGACCTGATCACCCTGGATGACAATGCCTATGTTTTCGAAGCGATACTGGCAATGTTACGCCACAACGTCCACCATCTACCTATACTCCACCGCCAGCGCTGCACCGGTGTACTGGCTCTGTCTGACGTGGTGCGGCATGAGTCACAAAGCAGCATATTATTAGTAAGAGGCATCCTGAGTCAGCAAAGCGTATCGGAGCTGACCCACTACGCCGCCCAACTTCCCGCGGTCTTTGTCAGGATGGTCAATGAGGATGCCAACTCCCATATGATCGGTAGCGCCATGTCGGTCATCGGACGAAGCTTCAAGCAGCGCCTGCTAACCTTGGCGGAAGAAAAACTCGGTCCGCCTCCGGTGCCCTACTGTTTCCTGGCGCTGGGCTCTATGGCTCGGGACGAGCAGCTCATTGTGACCGATCAGGATAACGGCATCATCCTCGACAACAGCTTTGAGGCAGATCGGCACGGCGCCTATTTTGAAGAACTCGCCAAATTCGTCAGCGACGGTCTGGCGGCCTGCGGCTACACTTATTGTACGGGTAACATCATGGCGACTAATCCCGACTGTCGACGTACTCTGGACGAATGGAAGCTGCAATTCGGCCACTGGATCGAGAACCCTGTCCCTCAAGCTCTCCTCAATAGCAGTATTTTCTTTGACCTCGATGGCGTCTGGGGCGAGGCAAAACTGGCTGAACAATTACGGGAATTTATTGCCACAAAGGCCCCGGCCAACCGCAGCTTTTTGGCCAGCATGGCCCGCAACGCACTCAACCGTACGCCGCCTCTCGGTTTCTTTAAGGGCTTTGTTCTGGAGCAGGATGGCGAGCACAAGAACTCGATCAACCTAAAAAGACGCGGCACAGCGCCGCTCACAGACGTTATTCGAGTACACGCCCTTGCGGTTGGCTCTATGGCTCAAAACTCTTTTGAGCGTATGGAAGATGTCATTAGCGCAAAGATACTGCCACCGGGAAAAGGCCAGGACATCTGCGATGCACTCGAGTATATCTCTATGGTGCGGGTGCGCCACCAGGCTTTGGCCATTCAAGCCGGAGAAAAGCCGGGAAACAATATTCAACCCGACAAGCTTTCCAGTTTTGAACGCCGCAACCTAAAAGAAGCCTTCCAGGTTTTAGACAGTGCGCAAAACTTCATCAAATTCCGCTACAAAGCCAACCCGCGGATGCGATAA
- a CDS encoding NAD-dependent epimerase/dehydratase family protein: MAVKPVELAGSNILVTGPTGQVARPVVDALAAVADVTALARFTDDRVRRDIENLGVKTLAADLADAESLRACPDEFDYVLNFAVVKTDDFQYDLAANAEGVGNLMLQCRSAKAFLHFSSTAVYQYAGSEPRKESDPLGDNHRSMFPTYSISKIAAETVCRFTAHQFDIPTTIARLSVPYGNNGGWPYFHLLMMKEGMEIDVHPERPNSYNLLHSSDYIEKIPYLLGAATPQVTTTNFGGSTAVSIEEWCNYLAELSGFTPIFRDNPAAFGSLSIDTTQMHRLIGPTQKDWKEGVKEMVAALSPELLRV, translated from the coding sequence ATGGCGGTAAAACCGGTGGAATTGGCGGGCAGTAATATTCTGGTTACCGGGCCTACCGGTCAAGTGGCTCGCCCGGTCGTTGATGCTCTGGCAGCGGTGGCTGATGTCACTGCGCTGGCCAGATTTACCGATGATCGAGTGCGTCGTGATATTGAAAATTTGGGGGTGAAGACGCTGGCCGCTGACCTGGCGGATGCCGAAAGCCTACGTGCCTGCCCGGATGAATTTGACTATGTGCTAAATTTTGCCGTGGTAAAAACGGATGATTTCCAGTATGACCTGGCCGCTAATGCCGAGGGCGTGGGCAACCTAATGCTGCAATGCCGCAGTGCGAAGGCATTCCTTCACTTTTCATCGACGGCGGTGTACCAATATGCCGGCAGCGAACCTCGCAAAGAGTCCGATCCATTGGGTGACAACCACCGCTCGATGTTCCCCACCTACAGTATCTCCAAAATAGCCGCTGAAACGGTCTGTCGATTTACCGCTCACCAGTTTGATATTCCCACGACGATCGCACGCCTCAGCGTGCCCTATGGCAATAACGGTGGCTGGCCCTATTTCCATCTACTAATGATGAAAGAGGGTATGGAGATCGATGTCCATCCTGAGCGCCCCAATAGTTACAACCTCTTACATAGCAGTGATTACATTGAAAAAATTCCCTATTTGTTGGGGGCAGCGACACCACAGGTGACCACCACTAACTTTGGTGGCTCTACCGCAGTAAGTATTGAGGAATGGTGCAATTACCTCGCGGAGTTAAGCGGCTTTACGCCGATATTCCGCGACAATCCCGCGGCCTTTGGCAGTCTCAGTATCGATACTACGCAAATGCATCGTCTGATTGGCCCCACGCAAAAGGATTGGAAAGAGGGGGTTAAAGAAATGGTAGCGGCGTTGTCGCCAGAATTGCTCAGGGTCTAA